A genomic region of Friedmanniella luteola contains the following coding sequences:
- a CDS encoding SDR family NAD(P)-dependent oxidoreductase, producing MSGLAGKVALVTGTAHGIGAAIAAALAADGATVHGVDRVPAPGVEPLDVTDAAAVAAFVARVGPVDVLVNNAGGVAGQTGRPVEEVTDEDWRAVVDANLTSTFVCTRAVVPGMKARGWGRVVNISSGAGRSVSLTGIQAYASAKAGQIGFTRQMAHELGRFGITVNCIAPGFVLSNPSTEAQWESYGEEGQAALLAGIAVRRLGTPADIAHGVRFFTAEASSWVTGQTIAVDGGHGIF from the coding sequence GTGAGCGGGCTCGCCGGGAAGGTCGCGCTGGTCACCGGGACTGCGCACGGGATCGGGGCGGCGATCGCCGCGGCGCTCGCGGCGGACGGGGCGACGGTGCACGGCGTCGACCGCGTCCCCGCGCCCGGCGTCGAGCCGCTGGACGTCACCGACGCCGCCGCGGTGGCGGCCTTCGTCGCGCGGGTCGGTCCCGTGGACGTGCTGGTCAACAACGCGGGCGGGGTGGCCGGCCAGACGGGTCGACCGGTCGAGGAGGTGACGGACGAGGACTGGCGGGCCGTCGTCGACGCCAACCTGACCAGCACCTTCGTCTGCACCCGGGCCGTCGTCCCCGGCATGAAGGCCCGCGGCTGGGGCCGGGTCGTCAACATCTCCTCGGGGGCGGGCCGCAGCGTGAGCCTCACCGGCATCCAGGCCTACGCCAGCGCCAAGGCCGGGCAGATCGGCTTCACCCGGCAGATGGCGCACGAGCTCGGCCGGTTCGGGATCACCGTCAACTGCATCGCGCCGGGCTTCGTGCTCTCCAACCCGAGCACGGAGGCGCAGTGGGAGAGCTACGGGGAGGAGGGCCAGGCCGCCCTGCTCGCCGGGATCGCCGTCCGCCGGCTGGGCACCCCGGCCGACATCGCCCACGGCGTCCGGTTCTTCACCGCCGAGGCCTCGTCCTGGGTGACCGGGCAGACCATCGCCGTCGACGGCGGCCACGGGATCTTCTGA
- a CDS encoding GntR family transcriptional regulator: MTASPRASDRAYDVLLEMILDLRLPPGAVVNEVQLSLDIGFGRMPVREAIARLCGDRFVTVVPRRGTFVTPVTLEDVLDMFEAREAVECGVAYIAARRATDADLARLRELVEAADRARSVDGWTEYLHDDHEIHRFLVQMAGNGLLEDAAGRLLQHNLRFWRSYWSSRPTQPSSMLSHADLLAALEARDSEAAEKAMRHHVGSSRELLQDLFAR, translated from the coding sequence GTGACCGCCTCCCCGCGCGCCAGCGACCGGGCCTACGACGTGCTCCTCGAGATGATCCTCGACCTCCGGCTCCCCCCGGGCGCGGTGGTCAACGAGGTCCAGCTCTCCCTCGACATCGGCTTCGGCCGGATGCCCGTCCGGGAGGCCATCGCCCGCCTCTGCGGCGACCGGTTCGTCACCGTCGTGCCGCGGCGGGGGACGTTCGTCACGCCGGTGACCCTGGAGGACGTCCTCGACATGTTCGAGGCGCGGGAGGCCGTGGAGTGCGGCGTCGCCTACATCGCCGCCCGGAGGGCCACCGACGCCGACCTGGCGCGGCTGCGCGAGCTGGTCGAGGCCGCCGACCGGGCCCGCTCGGTCGACGGGTGGACGGAGTACCTCCACGACGACCACGAGATCCACCGGTTCCTGGTCCAGATGGCCGGCAACGGCCTGCTCGAGGACGCCGCCGGCCGGTTGCTGCAGCACAACCTCCGCTTCTGGCGCTCGTACTGGTCGAGCCGGCCGACGCAGCCCTCCAGCATGCTCTCCCACGCCGACCTGCTGGCCGCGCTCGAGGCCCGCGACTCCGAGGCCGCCGAGAAGGCCATGCGGCACCACGTCGGCTCGTCGCGGGAGCTGCTGCAGGACCTCTTCGCCCGCTGA
- a CDS encoding class II glutamine amidotransferase, whose protein sequence is MCRLLGSVSRTPVTIDEVLADRRDDFFALARKHGDGWGHAWSSGADLRVRREAGSALTSPALGALAAGEPAVAAITHLRWATLGLAVGPDNTHPFTDGTVAFAHNGSVKPPAALDALVAPELAGERRGTTDSERYFLALRSRMREEEPGTALIRTVEAVVASGAVVSSLNALLLTPSHLYAVSSHDPAADADPDYFTLLHRRSGDRVVVTSTGWTDSTGWSAVRNGQMLVVDRSTLQTSVVPVATPVPRDVAAAG, encoded by the coding sequence ATGTGCCGCCTGCTCGGATCGGTGTCCCGCACGCCGGTGACCATCGACGAGGTCCTCGCCGACCGTCGTGACGACTTCTTCGCCCTCGCCCGCAAGCACGGCGACGGCTGGGGGCACGCCTGGAGCTCGGGGGCGGACCTGCGCGTGCGCAGGGAGGCGGGTTCGGCGCTGACCAGCCCGGCGCTGGGCGCCCTGGCCGCCGGCGAGCCAGCCGTCGCCGCCATCACCCACCTCCGATGGGCGACGCTGGGCCTGGCCGTGGGCCCCGACAACACCCACCCCTTCACCGACGGCACGGTCGCCTTCGCGCACAACGGGTCGGTCAAGCCGCCGGCCGCCCTGGACGCCCTGGTGGCGCCCGAGCTGGCGGGCGAGCGCCGGGGCACGACCGACAGCGAGCGCTACTTCCTGGCGCTCCGCTCGCGGATGCGGGAGGAGGAGCCGGGGACCGCGCTGATCCGGACGGTCGAGGCGGTGGTCGCGAGCGGCGCTGTCGTCAGCAGCCTGAACGCACTGCTCCTGACGCCGAGCCATCTGTACGCTGTCTCCTCCCACGACCCCGCGGCCGACGCCGACCCGGACTACTTCACCCTGCTGCACCGGCGCAGCGGCGACCGCGTCGTCGTCACCTCGACGGGCTGGACCGACAGCACGGGATGGAGCGCGGTGCGCAACGGTCAGATGCTGGTCGTCGACCGGAGCACGCTGCAGACCTCGGTCGTCCCGGTCGCGACCCCGGTGCCCCGCGACGTCGCGGCGGCGGGCTGA
- a CDS encoding amidohydrolase family protein — MAAPATDLGDVAVVDNHCHAVLRDQGQRDVTAWRGLFTESPDPRTRAVDVASTVFYQRLVTEMALFHDVDPVEEVVLDARAALGAERLTADLLGDARLGGLVVDTGFPDAATALTVEDMGRSGGCPAVGLLRLEPEFERLVGETGSYPALVDAVRALVADARGDGWAGFKSVVGYRTGLAVARWSDDAARTAWAEARAEATSAGSVRLGHQPLLDTLLHLAFAAAAAQELPVQLHVGYGDPDLDLRLADPLLLRPVLEEPAYRGMPVVLLHGCWPYVREGAFLAAVYGNAWLDLSYGIPFLSRGEMRRVTRAALGTAPASRLMYSSDGARVPELHRMGAHDGRRLLGEALDELVADGDLTPDQAQLTGERVLKDNAWSLYGFGAAR; from the coding sequence ATGGCCGCCCCCGCGACCGACCTGGGCGACGTGGCCGTGGTCGACAACCACTGCCACGCGGTGCTGCGCGACCAGGGCCAGCGCGACGTCACCGCCTGGCGGGGGCTGTTCACCGAGTCGCCCGACCCGCGGACCCGGGCCGTCGACGTGGCCAGCACGGTGTTCTACCAGCGGCTGGTCACCGAGATGGCGCTCTTCCACGACGTCGACCCGGTCGAGGAGGTCGTGCTGGACGCTCGTGCGGCCCTCGGGGCCGAGCGGCTGACCGCCGACCTCCTGGGGGACGCCCGGCTGGGGGGCCTCGTCGTCGACACCGGCTTCCCCGACGCCGCCACCGCGCTGACCGTCGAGGACATGGGGCGGTCGGGCGGGTGCCCGGCGGTGGGCCTGCTCCGGCTGGAACCCGAGTTCGAGCGCCTCGTCGGCGAGACCGGCTCCTACCCCGCCCTGGTCGACGCCGTCCGCGCCCTCGTCGCCGACGCCCGCGGAGACGGGTGGGCCGGCTTCAAGTCCGTCGTCGGCTACCGCACCGGCCTGGCCGTCGCCCGCTGGTCCGACGACGCCGCCCGTACGGCGTGGGCCGAGGCCCGCGCGGAGGCCACGTCCGCCGGCTCCGTCCGGCTCGGCCACCAGCCGCTGCTCGACACCCTGCTGCACCTGGCCTTCGCGGCGGCCGCCGCGCAGGAGCTGCCGGTGCAGCTGCACGTCGGCTACGGCGACCCCGACCTGGACCTGCGGCTGGCCGACCCGCTGCTGCTGCGCCCGGTGCTGGAGGAGCCCGCCTACCGCGGGATGCCGGTGGTGCTGCTGCACGGCTGCTGGCCCTACGTCCGCGAGGGCGCCTTCCTCGCGGCGGTCTACGGCAACGCCTGGCTCGACCTGTCCTACGGCATCCCGTTCCTGTCCCGCGGTGAGATGCGCCGCGTGACCCGGGCCGCGCTCGGCACCGCGCCCGCCAGCCGGCTGATGTACAGCTCGGACGGCGCCCGCGTGCCCGAGCTGCACCGGATGGGCGCCCACGACGGCCGACGGCTGCTGGGCGAGGCCCTCGACGAGCTGGTCGCCGACGGCGACCTCACCCCCGACCAGGCCCAGCTCACCGGCGAGCGGGTCCTGAAGGACAACGCCTGGTCCCTCTACGGCTTCGGCGCCGCCCGCTGA
- a CDS encoding glutamine synthetase family protein: MPAAELSTAVDPQVAEVVAAARAAGVRLVRFEYCDVSGVARAKAVHVDQLAHKLVEGVGLTRAQMAIDLLEQVVPVEGMEPVGEIRLVPDPATFTVLPWSPGSASVLCDQLDHDRQDWGACPRSFLQRVLARAAGLGITLQATFENEYYLATEVEGGFQPVDGPTHSPVYSAIGHDHADALMLETVDALTAQGIVVEQCINEYGPGQREISVRHTDALAAADQQMKFRDTVRGVAQRHGILASFAAKPFPDAIGSGAHVHFSLWDASGTRSLLYDPDVEGGLSALGRHFIAGVAEHLPALTALTVPSYNSFRRLVPSAWASATTAWGFDNREAALRVASPFYRREEQTFNIEYKVSDPSANPYLSLGALIACGLDGIERRLEPGEPSAHDPARMGPEELARGRVRPLPSSMDVALDLLQADPVLMDALGPLLSRCYLAVRRSEHAAFAAQDVAFEVRHHFYRF; this comes from the coding sequence GTGCCCGCGGCAGAGCTCAGCACGGCGGTCGACCCGCAGGTCGCCGAGGTCGTAGCGGCCGCGCGCGCCGCGGGGGTCCGGCTGGTCCGCTTCGAGTACTGCGACGTGAGCGGCGTCGCCCGGGCCAAGGCCGTCCACGTCGACCAGCTGGCGCACAAGCTCGTCGAGGGCGTCGGGCTGACCCGCGCCCAGATGGCGATCGACCTGCTGGAGCAGGTCGTCCCGGTCGAGGGCATGGAACCGGTGGGGGAGATCCGGCTGGTGCCCGACCCCGCGACCTTCACTGTGCTGCCCTGGTCGCCGGGGAGCGCGAGCGTCCTCTGCGACCAGCTCGACCACGACCGCCAGGACTGGGGCGCGTGCCCGCGCTCGTTCCTGCAACGCGTCCTCGCCCGCGCCGCCGGTCTCGGGATCACCCTCCAGGCGACCTTCGAGAACGAGTACTACCTGGCGACCGAGGTCGAGGGTGGCTTCCAGCCGGTCGACGGTCCGACCCACTCCCCGGTCTACAGCGCCATCGGGCACGACCACGCCGACGCGCTGATGCTGGAGACCGTCGACGCGCTGACCGCCCAGGGGATCGTCGTCGAGCAGTGCATCAACGAGTACGGGCCCGGCCAGCGCGAGATCTCGGTACGGCACACCGACGCGCTCGCCGCCGCCGACCAGCAGATGAAGTTCCGCGACACCGTCCGGGGCGTCGCCCAGCGGCACGGCATCCTGGCCTCGTTCGCCGCCAAGCCCTTCCCCGACGCCATCGGCAGCGGGGCCCACGTCCACTTCAGCCTGTGGGACGCCTCCGGGACGCGCAGCCTGCTGTACGACCCCGACGTCGAGGGGGGCCTGTCGGCGCTCGGCCGGCACTTCATCGCCGGCGTCGCGGAGCACCTGCCCGCGCTGACCGCTCTCACCGTGCCCAGCTACAACTCGTTCCGCCGGCTCGTGCCCAGCGCCTGGGCCTCGGCCACCACGGCCTGGGGCTTCGACAACCGGGAGGCGGCGCTCCGGGTCGCCTCGCCGTTCTACCGGCGCGAGGAGCAGACCTTCAACATCGAGTACAAGGTCTCCGACCCCAGCGCCAACCCGTACCTGTCGCTGGGCGCGCTGATCGCCTGCGGCCTGGACGGCATCGAGCGCCGGCTGGAACCGGGCGAGCCGTCCGCCCACGACCCGGCCCGGATGGGCCCCGAGGAGCTGGCGCGGGGCCGGGTCCGGCCGCTGCCGTCGTCGATGGACGTCGCGCTCGACCTGCTGCAGGCCGACCCGGTGCTGATGGACGCGCTGGGGCCGCTGCTGTCGCGCTGCTACCTGGCCGTCCGCCGTTCCGAGCACGCCGCGTTCGCCGCCCAGGACGTCGCGTTCGAGGTCCGTCACCACTTCTACCGGTTCTGA